The window CCCTTATGACCAACGCTCCTGCGATTGAACTCAAAGGCATTTCAAAAGCCTTCGGCCCCGTGCAGGCCAACAAGGATATTTCAATCCGCGTAATGCCCGGAACGATTCATGGCATCATCGGCGAAAACGGCGCGGGCAAATCAACGCTCATGTCTATTCTCTACGGCTTTTACAAAGCCGATAAGGGAGAGATATTTGTGAGTGGTCAGAAGGCCAATATCACCGACAGTCAGGCCGCGATTGCCGCCGGTATCGGCATGGTTTTCCAACATTTCAAATTGGTGGAAAATTTCACTGTTCTGGAAAATATCATTCTGGGTGCAGAAGATGGCCGGCTCCTCAAGCCGTCGATTGCCAAAGCCCGTCGCACCCTTCTTGAGCTGGCTGATGACTACGGTCTTAACGTTGAACCGGATGCGCTGGTTCAAGACATTGGCGTAGGCATGCAACAACGCGTTGAGATCCTGAAGGCGCTCTACCGTCAGGCCGACATTCTTATTCTGGACGAGCCGACGGGCGTGCTGACACCAGCTGAAGCCGATCAGCTATTCCGCATTCTGGGCCGTCTGCGCGAAGAGGGTAAAACAATTATCCTAATCACCCATAAACTGCGCGAGATCATGGAGATCACCGACACTGTCAGCGTGATGCGCCGTGGCGAGATGACGGCAACCGTAAAGACGTCAGAGACCTCGCCCGCCGAACTGGCTGAGCTGATGGTTGGCAGGAAGGTTCTGCTGCGGGTGGACAAGACCCCGGCAACCCCGGGAGATGTTGTGCTGGAAGTCAAAGACCTGCACGTGCGCGACGACAAAGGTGTGGAGCGGCTAAAGGGGATCAACCTATCGATCCGCGCCGGCGAAGTGCTGGGAATTGCGGGCGTTGCAGGCAACGGCCAGTCAGAACTGCTGGAGGTTCTGGGCGGCTATGCGGATGGCACCGGCAGCATCACTGTCAACGGCCAGCCGCTGGACCTCACGGGAAAATCCTCTGACGGGCAGTCGCGCCGCGCGCGGGGCATTGCGCATGTTCCAGAAGATCGCCAGCGCGAAGGACTGATCATGGACTTCTCCGCATGGGAAAACGTTGCCTTCGGCTATCACAACGATCCTGCGTTCCAATCCGGCATCCTGATGGACAACGCCGCCATCCGCGAGGACGCGGCTGGCAAGATGGAGCGTTTTGACGTGCGTCCCCCCGATCCGAAACTGGCCGCCAAAAACTTTTCCGGCGGGAACCAGCAAAAGATCGTATTGGCCCGCGAGATCGAACGGAATCCCGATCTGCTGCTCATTGGCCAGCCGACCCGTGGTGTCGACATTGGCGCAATCGAATTCATTCACGAACAGATCATCGCCCTGCGCGATAAAGGCAAAGCGGTGCTGCTGGTCTCGGTTGAGCTGGAAGAGATCATGGCGCTCAGCGACCGCATCGCTGTAATGTTTGACGGTCAGATCATGGGGGAACGTTTACCCACGGAAACTGACGAAAAAGAACTGGGTCTGCTCATGGCAGGCATCACCGACACGCAAAAGCCGCACACAGTGGAGGAGGTTCAGGCGAGCCTTGCCCATGTCGGCGAAGGGAGCGCCTGAGCAATGGATGTGATGCCAAAATGGGCCGAGGTGATCCTTGTGCCGCTGATTTCTCTTTTGCTGGCGGCGTTGCTATCGGCGCTTGTGATCCTCGCGATTGGCGAAGACCCCATTGCGGCGGTCAAGCTCATGGTGACAGGCGCGCTCGGATCAAGTTATGGCTGGGGGTATACCCTCTATTACGCCACGAATTTCATGTTCACCGGATTAGCTGTAGCCGTGGCTTTCCACGCACGTTTGTTCAACATCGGCGGTGAAGGGCAAGCGGCACTTGGTGGTTTGGGTGTGGCACTCGCCTGTCTGTACATTCCTTGGCCGCACTGGTCTTTGGCGTTGATCGGCGCTGCGGTTGCTGCGGGTCTTTTCGGGGCGGCATGGGCTGCAATTCCTGCGTGGCTTCAAGCGAAACGCGGCAGCCATATCGTTATCACGACGATCATGTTCAACTTCATCGCGGCGTCATTGCTAAACTATGTGCTGGTCAACGTCCTGCGCCCCAAAGGGTCAATGGACCCCGCCACGGCGCGCTTCTCGGAAACGGTCCACCTGCCCACCCTGCATGAAATGCTGGCGCCTTTCGGCATCGCATTTTCCAAATCTGCACCGGCAAACGTGTCGCTGATCGTCGCTGTTCTGGCCTGTGTTTTCGTCTGGTTCCTGATCTGGCGCACCCGGTTGGGATATGAAATCCGTTCCTTCGGGTTCTCTGAATCAGCTGCGCGCTATGCTGGCATGCCGCCGGTGAAGATCATCATGGTCACCATGATGATTTCGGGCGCGCTGGCGGGGATGATGGCCATCAACAATGTGATGGGCGAAGCCGAACGTCTGGTTCTCAACTCTGTGGAAGGTGCCGGCTTTATCGGTATCGCCGTTGCTTTGATGGGCCGCTCTCATCCTTTGGGCGTGTTTTTCGCAGCGATCCTGTTCGGGTTTCTGTATCAGGGCGGTGCCGAACTGGCGCTTTGGACATCTATCCCGCGTGAGCTGATCGTGGTCATTCAAGCACTGGTGATCCTTTTCACCGGCGCGCTCGACAATATGGTGCGTATGCCGTTGGAACGCCTGTTCCTTGCTCTGCGCAAGAAGGAGGCCTGAGCCTTGGATTATCTCACCCTCCTCCAGCTTCTCGACTCAACCGTGCGGCTTGCCACGCCGCTGCTTCTGGCATGTCTCGCCGGTCTCTATTCCGAAAGAGCAGGCATTTTCGATATCGGGCTTGAAGGCAAGATGCTGGCGGCAGCATTTTTCTCTGCCGCGATCGCAGCCATGACGGGCTCTGTCTGGATCGGGCTATTGGCCGGTATTGCAGCATCTCTGGCGCTGAGCGCAATCCATGGCATCGCTTCCATCACCTTCCGCGGCAACCAATTGATTTCCGGTGTGGCGATCAACTTCCTTGCCGCTGGCCTGACAGTTCTCATCGCACAGGCATGGTTCAAACAGGGTGGGCGCACGCCCTCCTTGATCGGTAAAGGCAGGTTTGAGCCTATCACCCTGCCATTTGCAGACGCATTGCGCGACGTTCCGGTGATCGGCCCGCTTTATTTTGAACTGATCTCTGGCCATTCGATCCTTGTTTATGTCGCCTTTGCCGCGGTCCCCTTCACGTGGTGGCTGTTATTCCGCACACGGTTCGGCCTACGCTTACGTGCAGTGGGTGAGAACCCCGCTGCTGTCGATACCGCAGGTGTATCAGTGGTGGGGCTGAGGTTTGCCGCTGTGGGCATTTGCGGCATCCTTTGCGGGATTGCCGGCGCATACCTCAGCACAGCGTTGCAGGCTGGCTTTGTCAAAGACATGGCCGCCGGACGGGGCTTCATTGCGCTTGCTGCTTTGATCTTTGCCAAATGGCGTCCATGGCACGCGCTTTATGCGACATTGCTCTTCGGTATGTTCGGTGCCCTTGAAACGCGACCCGATGTCATCGAAGCGCTGATCGGCATGAAGGTACAAGGCCAACTGCTTGCCGCCTTGCCCTATGTTATGACCGTGATCATTCTAGCTGGCTTTGTCGGCAAAGCCATTCCGCCCCGCGCAGGAGGTGAACCCTATGTCAAAGAGCGATAAGGCCAGATCACGACAAGTGATAAGACCTCGACAGTTGTGCAACGTTTCGATCATTGATTTAACTGACAGCGAGGCCTAAGGACGAGCCATGCAAATATACCTTCCCATCGCCGAAGTGTCGGTTAATGCCTTCCTCTTGTTGGGGCTCGGTGGGATTGTGGGCATCTTGTCAGGTATGTTTGGTGTGGGCGGCGGTTTCTTGATGACGCCGCTCTTGTTCTTTATCGGCATTCCACCCGCCGTTGCTGTTGCCACCGAAGCAAACCAGATCGTTGCGTCCTCATTCTCCGGCGTGCTTGCACATTTTAAGAGGAAGACGGTGGATCTGAGGATGGGTACAGTGCTGCTGATCGGCGGCCTGTTCGGTGCGGCCCTCGGTGTGATGGTATTTAACTACCTCAAAGCGCAGGGTCAGGTCGATCTGCTGGTCAAGCTTTGCTACGTTGTCTTCCTGGGTGTGATCGGCGGGCTGATGTTCTTCGAAAGCCTGAACGCGATCCGCAACGTGAAGAAAGGCAAAGCGCCCAAGCGCAAGAAACACAACTGGATTCACGGTCTACCTCTCAAGATGCGCTTTCGCGTATCGGGGCTGTATATCTCTGTCATCCCGCCGCTGATTGTGGGGGTCGCCGTTGGTATCCTTGCTGCAATTATGGGTGTCGGGGGTGGCTTTATCATGGTGCCTGCCATGATTTACCTATTGGGCATGCCGACTAAGGTTGTGGTAGGAACATCCTTGTTCCAGATCATCTTTGTGACCGCTTTCACCACCATGCTACACGCGACGACGAACTACACCGTCGATATCGTGTTGGCGGTTCTGCTGCTTTTGGGCGGTGTGGTTGGCGCTCAGATAGGGACCCGCATTGGTGTTAAAATGAAGGCCGAGCAACTGCGCATCCTGCTGGCCCTTATGGTCCTTATCGTCTGCGGCAAGCTTGCCCTTGAACTGCTGCTTGAACCAGCCGAGCTTTATACAATTGCGGCGGGGGGCCACTGATGCGCTCTCTCATCGCGGCTCTTTGTCTGTCACTCGCCAGCCTTCCGGCGATGGCCGAAGTGGTTGTGCTAGGGCTGAGCAGTGACACTGTCTCAATCAACACCAACTTTGATGGCTCCGAGATCCTGATTTTTGGTGCGGTCAAGCGTGAAGCCCCTATTCCGGCGGAGCCGCCGCTGGAGGTTATTGTCACAGTGGCCGGACCGTCCGAGACGAAAACTGTTCGCCGCAAAGAAAAGCGCTTTGGCATTTGGGTGAATACGGACGCGGTGGAGATCGACAGCGCGCCCAGCTTCTATGCCGTATCGACCAGTGCCCCCCTGAATGAGGCGCTTAGCTTTACCGAGGATGTGCGCCACAAAATCTCGATTCCCCGTGCGATCCGCTCGGTAGGAGCGCCTGCCAGCATCGCAGACAGCGAGACATTTACCCAAGCGCTGATCCGCATCAAATCAAAGTCTAACCAGTACCAGCTGAACCAAAGCACCATTAGTGTGGATGAAGAAACCTTGTTTCGGACCGCCATTGCCCTGCCAGCCGCGCTGACCGAAGGCGATTACAAGACACGAATTTTTCTCACTCGTGGCGGCAACGTCGTCTCGCAATATGAGACAAGCATTTATGTGCGCAAAGTCGGGCTGGAGCGTTGGCTGTTCACCATTAGCCGCGAACAGTCCTTCTTTTACGGGCTGCTCTCCTTGGCGATTGCCATCGCGGCCGGCTGGGGGGCATCAGCCGTCTTCGGCCTTCTGCGCCGCTAGCCTCTTCCCAGATAGGGCATCTTAGTCGCCATCACGGTCATAAAGGGAACATTCGCGCCAAGCGGTAATTCGGCCATATGCAGAACCGACTGCGCTGCGTGCCGGACATCCATCGTGTGCATATCCGGGTTCGCGGCCTTCAACCCCGCGACAAGCTCGCTTTCAGCATTCCCAATATCGATCTGGCCCGCAGTGATATCAAACGGCCGCCCGTCTAGTGCCAGCGACTTTGTCAGCCCGGTGATTGCGTGTTTGGTGGTGGTATAGCAGACCGAATTCTCGCGCGGCGTATGTGCAGAGATTGAGCCGTTGTTGATGATCCTACCGCCGCGCCCTTGCGCGCGCATCGCCCCAAAGGCCAGCCGTGCTGCGATGAACATCCCGTTGAGATTAACCGCCAAGACCTGCGCCCAGTCTTCCAGCGCGACTTCATCTATCGGTGCTGACGGGCCGAAGATACCCGCGTTGTTGAACAGCACATCCACTTCGCCGAACCGCGCGAATGCATCGGCCATCGCGGAGGCGTTCGTTACATCAGCAGGTAAAACGACCGCCATCTCGCGGCCATCAGCAACCTCTTGCAATTGTGCTTCTCGGCGTGCGATCAGGCCGACCCGCCAGCCGTTTTCAAGAAACGCCTCTGCAGTGGCGCGCCCGATGCCCGAACTTGCGCCTGTGACGATGACAGATTTCATCCGTACTCCTCTTCAGTGGGGTCAAGCGTGAGCGCGGCAACCGGTGCTGCACGCAGATCATCAACGGTCAGTGCATAGGATGGTTTGGATAGCCGGTTCCGGACCACCCAGATCAAGCGTTCTTGTGCGCGGGTGATGGCAACATAGGCCAGCCGCTTCCAGAGCGGTTGGCCCGCTTCCATTCGGCCCATACGCGCGGCAGCATAAAGGTCAGGTGCAAAAACTTGCACTGTGTCCCACTGGCTGCCCTGTGCTTTGTGTATGGTGACTGCCGCGCCATGCAGAAATGTCGCCCCCATGCGCGCGGCAAAGGGGATAAATGGCTCTTCCTCGTCGGGCTTTTCGATTTTCACAATGCTGGCTGCGCTTACCTGCGGGTCTTCGGCCCCCATGACGTGCAGACGCGAGAACCCCGGCTTTCGCCCTGCCCCAAGATAGACAACCTGCGCGCCCTTGATCAGGCCTCGCGCTTCAAGGTCCAACCGTTTCTTGCGATGTTTCAAAGGCAATTCAATCCCGTCACAAATCAGCGGCTCCCCCTCTACCAGCGCATCCTCTGGCGCACCATGGACGTTGCGGAATGCGTTGATCAGCCGGATACGCGTGGCGTTGCGCCAGACCAGCACAGGGCTGCGCGCCATCAAATCCACCTCTACGCGCTGGCCCCAGACGACGCGGTCATCGTGCTTGGATGCGTCTTCGACCATTCGCTCGAACTGTTCAAAACCGATATCGGGGTCCGCCAACGCATGAGCAAGATCCAGAATCGGGTTGTCCGCTTCCTGCCGGAAGATCCGGTTCAGATTCATCACGCGTTTTTCTGGCAATTTCTCAAATACCATCGTGCCGGACTGCCCCACGGGCGCAAGCTGGGCAGGGTCACCGAACAGGAGCAGAGTCGGGAAGATTTCTTTGAGGTCTTCGAACTGTTTGTCATCCAGCATCGAGGATTCATCCACAAACCCGATATCCAAAGGTTCCTCGCGGCGCTTCCATCCGGTGATGAAATCACTGCCGCGCAAACCGGCCGCTGCCAGCGCACCGGGGATGGATTTGTTACCTTGATAAAAGGCTTCTGCGCGGTCTAGCGCGATATCGGTAAGCCCTTCTACATCTACGGGACGCTCTCCGTTTCCTGCTAACCATTCTGCAATCCGCTCATATTCGGGATCATAGACCGGCGTGTACAGAATTCGGTGAATCGTGGTGGCAGGCACGCCGCGCAAACGCAGCACGCTTGCCGCTTTGTTCGTGGGTGCAAGGATCGCGAGCGTGCGTTTGTCTTTGCGCTTCTTACCTTCATAATCGCCTGACACGATATCGACACCCGCCTGCTCCAAGGCGCGGTAGAGTTCGGCCAGCAGCAAAGTCTTGCCAGACCCCGCCTTACCAGTCACAGCCATAACTTGCGCTTTGCCGCCTTTGGGCGGCATCAGCAGATCATCTTCAAGACTGATGCCAGCTGATTTCAGCATGGCACAGACGGCATCATGGGCGGCGGCCTGATCGTCAGAGTAGATGAGGTCTTTGGAGATATCTTTGGTCATGGGCAGACATTAGGCCCATGACCCGACAGGGGCCAGTGCCGTTCAAGCGCTTACCGCAAATTCCATCTGTGGTGCGTAGCCAAAAGAACGCTCAAACCATTCGCGGCTACGTGCTGGTGGTATGCCTGCACGGCTAGCGACCCTTTTCTGAGCCTCGGCCTCAAACTCCCACAAACCTACGCTGATCTGTTCGCGGCCCTCACCGATGCTGCCCAGAATCTCTGGCGAAGAACCAACGCGGCTGTAAATCCGAACCATACGGGCGTCAAACACGCCGACAAAGTGGCGCACACCGAATCCTTTCATCAATTCGCCACCGCCCAGCATCAGGGCTGCCGCGACATTCGGGCCCTGCCCAGGCGACATGCAGAACCGCGTACATTCCCAAATCAAAGGGCTGCGGACCGGCGCATCAATAAGGTGGCCAAAGTGGTCATTGACCATGACCGGTCCCGTCGTCGGCAAAAACCGGGTTGAACCACCGTGCCCCCCTTCGGGCGTTTCCCAAATGACATACAGCGGGTTTAGGTCATCATATTCGTCTCGCTCATGGCCGCGGGCATCAACCTTGACATCCCAGCCCAGTCGCGTGCGGAATTGGTCGGCCCGGTGAATGAACATTTCATTGGCAAGACGCGGATAATTTTTTAAGTCGTCAGCATATAAATAGCGCAGCATTTTTCAGTCCCCAGATGATAATTACTTGTCTGGAGATATTAGTTAACGGCCGCTTAAAAATGCGTTAACGGCTAGAGCGTTAGCTCGAATACACGCGCCAGAGTGGTTTATTATAAGGGTTCAAACGACGATCAAACCACGGCTGATCGCGCGTGCGACTGCATGAGTTGTGTTGACAGCCCCCAGTTTAAAACGTGCGCTTTCGATATACACACGCAGGGTATGTTCGGAAATTGAAAGCGTATCAGCAACCTGCGCGCGGCTATATCCGGCCGCCAAAAGCGTCATGGCGTCAACCTCACGGGGGGAAAGTGCCTGCTTTTGTTCGGGCTTACGACCCGGCTCAAGGTCGAGTGCTTTCTCGTTGAAGAAGTGGGCGATGAGTATGAGCTGGCTCCGGTTTTCTTCGGTAAAATCCGCCCAAGTTTCGTCATCGCAACTGTGGTTGACGGTAAATAATGCGAACTGGCCGTTCGGGCCACGCACAGGAACGGAAAATCCCTGATTGCCGACCCCGAATTCTGCAGCGACCTTCGAGAATTCCCTCGCGGCGCGGCTCGACCAATCCAACCGCTTCCAATCAACGGGGTGGAACCGCTGATAGCATCCGATAACAACTGGATCCACGCGCAGGTAGTTTTCTTCAAGGTATTTTTGTTGCCATTCGTCAGAGTATGTACCGCACCCGTACTGATCACCTTTTGAGTCCACCCAATGATAGACCAAATGATTGATTCCAAAGTGCTCTCTCAGCGCCTCTACAGCACGCTGCATACCATCAAGAGACTCCGCCTGCTCCAAGGTTGACAGTATGTAGTCCAGTCGGCTCGTTGTTTCGGCCATGCTCTTGCTTCGCTGACCTCTCATTTCTTGCATTGCACTCAGCGACAGCCACCAATGCAGTATCGTCAAGCTGTTCTGCAAGTAACGGCAGATCATTCGACGCCGCGAAACTCCTCAAATCGGCAAGAACATCCAATATCCAGTCATTCCGCATCTCGATTTTCCTCACAAATAGTTAACAAAAGGTTAACATGATATTAACACGTCCTAAGGTTGCATTCCTATTCACGTATTCCCACTCCCCAATAATAGCGGGTGCCGGGTTTCTATCGCTTTGATCGCATTAAACTGGTTTCAGAAACGTAAACGCCCCGCAGTCACCGATGGCGATCTACGGGGCGTTAATTCTTAGCTCAGTGGCCGAAGTTATTTGCGCGCGTCCAGCGCATCTTCGAGGGTGCGCAGCCCTGTAATGGGCGCTTGAACCAGCACTGACATGTTGCCTGGTTTATGCTCGTTGCGCAGCATCTTCATGTGCGCCTCGGGCAGATCGTTCCACGCAAAGACTTCGGACATGCACGGATCCAGACGACGCTCCATCATCAGCTTGTTGGCAGCTGATGCCTGCTTGAGGTGGGCGAAGTGGCTGCCTTGCAGGCGCTTCTGATGCATCCACATATAGCGGACGTCAAAGGTACAGTTGAACCCGCTGGTGCCCGCGCAGATCACAACCATGCCGCCTTTTTTGACCACAAGTGTCGAGACAGGGAAGGTGCTTTCGCCGGGGTGTTCGAACACCATATCAACGCTGACGCCTTTGCCCGTGATCTCCCAGATCGCCTTGCCAAATTTGCGCGCTTCTTTCAGCCAATCGTTATACTCGGGTGTGTTCACCGTGGGCATTTGCCCCCAGCAATTGAAATCCTTGCGGTTCAGAACACCTTTTGCGCCCAGATCCATCACAAACTGGCGCTTGCTTTCATCCGAGATCACGCCGATCGCGTTGGCGCCTGCCGTGTTGATCAGCTGGATCGCATAGGAACCAAGGCCACCGGAAGCGCCCCAAACCAGAACGTTCTGACCGGGCTTGAGGTCATGTGGCTCATGGCCGAACAGCATACGGTACGCTGTGGCAAGCGTCAGCGTGTAGCACGCGCTTTCTTCCCACGTCAGGTGTTTCGGCCGCGGCATCAGCTGCTGGCTCTGTACCCGTGTGAACTGCGAGAATGACCCGTCGGGCGTCTCATAGCCCCAGATGCGCTGGGTAGGAGAGAACATCGGATCGCCGCCGTTGCACTCTTCGTCGTCACCGTCATCCTGGTTGCAGTGTACAACCACTTCGTCGCCGACTTTCCAGCGCGTGACGCGATCACCCACAGCCCACACGATACCAGCGGCATCGGAACCGGCGATGTGATAGGGCTGCTTGTGCCCGTCGAAAGGGCTGATCGGCGTGCCAAGAGCGGCCCAGACACCGTTATAGTTAACACCAGCGGCCATAACGAGAACAAGAACGTCCTGGCTATCGAGTTCTGGCACTTCAACTACTTCTTCAAGCATTGCAGTGTTTGGTTCGCCGTGGCGTTCACGGCGGATTGCCCAAGCATACATTTGCTTTGGCACATATCCCATGGGTGGGATTTCACCCATTTCGTAAAGGTCTTTTTCCGGCGCTTCATACTGCGCGATTGTTGTGTCCAGTGCCATGTCGCCCTCCTGAGGAACTGATGGGTGCCGCAGTGCAGAATCGCGGCGTCATGAGACTGATTAAGACTCACCGCGAAACATTGCAACCTCTAGAGGGCTTGTTTTGTAATTTTATGACCCCGCAGGTGCAGAAAGTTGCTTTGCAGCCGCAGCATTAGCATCATTATGTCTCTCTCGCAGGTAATGCGCGATGGAATTAGCGTAAAATTTAACCGCATCTTCCTGTCCTGCCATGATTGACCAGACACCATCGCGCACCTCGACCAA is drawn from Sulfitobacter sp. S223 and contains these coding sequences:
- the ccrA gene encoding crotonyl-CoA carboxylase/reductase is translated as MALDTTIAQYEAPEKDLYEMGEIPPMGYVPKQMYAWAIRRERHGEPNTAMLEEVVEVPELDSQDVLVLVMAAGVNYNGVWAALGTPISPFDGHKQPYHIAGSDAAGIVWAVGDRVTRWKVGDEVVVHCNQDDGDDEECNGGDPMFSPTQRIWGYETPDGSFSQFTRVQSQQLMPRPKHLTWEESACYTLTLATAYRMLFGHEPHDLKPGQNVLVWGASGGLGSYAIQLINTAGANAIGVISDESKRQFVMDLGAKGVLNRKDFNCWGQMPTVNTPEYNDWLKEARKFGKAIWEITGKGVSVDMVFEHPGESTFPVSTLVVKKGGMVVICAGTSGFNCTFDVRYMWMHQKRLQGSHFAHLKQASAANKLMMERRLDPCMSEVFAWNDLPEAHMKMLRNEHKPGNMSVLVQAPITGLRTLEDALDARK
- a CDS encoding sulfite exporter TauE/SafE family protein, with translation MQIYLPIAEVSVNAFLLLGLGGIVGILSGMFGVGGGFLMTPLLFFIGIPPAVAVATEANQIVASSFSGVLAHFKRKTVDLRMGTVLLIGGLFGAALGVMVFNYLKAQGQVDLLVKLCYVVFLGVIGGLMFFESLNAIRNVKKGKAPKRKKHNWIHGLPLKMRFRVSGLYISVIPPLIVGVAVGILAAIMGVGGGFIMVPAMIYLLGMPTKVVVGTSLFQIIFVTAFTTMLHATTNYTVDIVLAVLLLLGGVVGAQIGTRIGVKMKAEQLRILLALMVLIVCGKLALELLLEPAELYTIAAGGH
- a CDS encoding ABC transporter permease, which gives rise to MDYLTLLQLLDSTVRLATPLLLACLAGLYSERAGIFDIGLEGKMLAAAFFSAAIAAMTGSVWIGLLAGIAASLALSAIHGIASITFRGNQLISGVAINFLAAGLTVLIAQAWFKQGGRTPSLIGKGRFEPITLPFADALRDVPVIGPLYFELISGHSILVYVAFAAVPFTWWLLFRTRFGLRLRAVGENPAAVDTAGVSVVGLRFAAVGICGILCGIAGAYLSTALQAGFVKDMAAGRGFIALAALIFAKWRPWHALYATLLFGMFGALETRPDVIEALIGMKVQGQLLAALPYVMTVIILAGFVGKAIPPRAGGEPYVKER
- a CDS encoding ATP-dependent RecD-like DNA helicase, which translates into the protein MTKDISKDLIYSDDQAAAHDAVCAMLKSAGISLEDDLLMPPKGGKAQVMAVTGKAGSGKTLLLAELYRALEQAGVDIVSGDYEGKKRKDKRTLAILAPTNKAASVLRLRGVPATTIHRILYTPVYDPEYERIAEWLAGNGERPVDVEGLTDIALDRAEAFYQGNKSIPGALAAAGLRGSDFITGWKRREEPLDIGFVDESSMLDDKQFEDLKEIFPTLLLFGDPAQLAPVGQSGTMVFEKLPEKRVMNLNRIFRQEADNPILDLAHALADPDIGFEQFERMVEDASKHDDRVVWGQRVEVDLMARSPVLVWRNATRIRLINAFRNVHGAPEDALVEGEPLICDGIELPLKHRKKRLDLEARGLIKGAQVVYLGAGRKPGFSRLHVMGAEDPQVSAASIVKIEKPDEEEPFIPFAARMGATFLHGAAVTIHKAQGSQWDTVQVFAPDLYAAARMGRMEAGQPLWKRLAYVAITRAQERLIWVVRNRLSKPSYALTVDDLRAAPVAALTLDPTEEEYG
- a CDS encoding SDR family oxidoreductase codes for the protein MKSVIVTGASSGIGRATAEAFLENGWRVGLIARREAQLQEVADGREMAVVLPADVTNASAMADAFARFGEVDVLFNNAGIFGPSAPIDEVALEDWAQVLAVNLNGMFIAARLAFGAMRAQGRGGRIINNGSISAHTPRENSVCYTTTKHAITGLTKSLALDGRPFDITAGQIDIGNAESELVAGLKAANPDMHTMDVRHAAQSVLHMAELPLGANVPFMTVMATKMPYLGRG
- a CDS encoding ABC transporter ATP-binding protein, with product MTNAPAIELKGISKAFGPVQANKDISIRVMPGTIHGIIGENGAGKSTLMSILYGFYKADKGEIFVSGQKANITDSQAAIAAGIGMVFQHFKLVENFTVLENIILGAEDGRLLKPSIAKARRTLLELADDYGLNVEPDALVQDIGVGMQQRVEILKALYRQADILILDEPTGVLTPAEADQLFRILGRLREEGKTIILITHKLREIMEITDTVSVMRRGEMTATVKTSETSPAELAELMVGRKVLLRVDKTPATPGDVVLEVKDLHVRDDKGVERLKGINLSIRAGEVLGIAGVAGNGQSELLEVLGGYADGTGSITVNGQPLDLTGKSSDGQSRRARGIAHVPEDRQREGLIMDFSAWENVAFGYHNDPAFQSGILMDNAAIREDAAGKMERFDVRPPDPKLAAKNFSGGNQQKIVLAREIERNPDLLLIGQPTRGVDIGAIEFIHEQIIALRDKGKAVLLVSVELEEIMALSDRIAVMFDGQIMGERLPTETDEKELGLLMAGITDTQKPHTVEEVQASLAHVGEGSA
- a CDS encoding TIGR02186 family protein, whose translation is MRSLIAALCLSLASLPAMAEVVVLGLSSDTVSINTNFDGSEILIFGAVKREAPIPAEPPLEVIVTVAGPSETKTVRRKEKRFGIWVNTDAVEIDSAPSFYAVSTSAPLNEALSFTEDVRHKISIPRAIRSVGAPASIADSETFTQALIRIKSKSNQYQLNQSTISVDEETLFRTAIALPAALTEGDYKTRIFLTRGGNVVSQYETSIYVRKVGLERWLFTISREQSFFYGLLSLAIAIAAGWGASAVFGLLRR
- a CDS encoding ABC transporter permease, with amino-acid sequence MDVMPKWAEVILVPLISLLLAALLSALVILAIGEDPIAAVKLMVTGALGSSYGWGYTLYYATNFMFTGLAVAVAFHARLFNIGGEGQAALGGLGVALACLYIPWPHWSLALIGAAVAAGLFGAAWAAIPAWLQAKRGSHIVITTIMFNFIAASLLNYVLVNVLRPKGSMDPATARFSETVHLPTLHEMLAPFGIAFSKSAPANVSLIVAVLACVFVWFLIWRTRLGYEIRSFGFSESAARYAGMPPVKIIMVTMMISGALAGMMAINNVMGEAERLVLNSVEGAGFIGIAVALMGRSHPLGVFFAAILFGFLYQGGAELALWTSIPRELIVVIQALVILFTGALDNMVRMPLERLFLALRKKEA
- a CDS encoding autoinducer binding domain-containing protein; the protein is MAETTSRLDYILSTLEQAESLDGMQRAVEALREHFGINHLVYHWVDSKGDQYGCGTYSDEWQQKYLEENYLRVDPVVIGCYQRFHPVDWKRLDWSSRAAREFSKVAAEFGVGNQGFSVPVRGPNGQFALFTVNHSCDDETWADFTEENRSQLILIAHFFNEKALDLEPGRKPEQKQALSPREVDAMTLLAAGYSRAQVADTLSISEHTLRVYIESARFKLGAVNTTHAVARAISRGLIVV
- a CDS encoding acyl-homoserine-lactone synthase, which codes for MLRYLYADDLKNYPRLANEMFIHRADQFRTRLGWDVKVDARGHERDEYDDLNPLYVIWETPEGGHGGSTRFLPTTGPVMVNDHFGHLIDAPVRSPLIWECTRFCMSPGQGPNVAAALMLGGGELMKGFGVRHFVGVFDARMVRIYSRVGSSPEILGSIGEGREQISVGLWEFEAEAQKRVASRAGIPPARSREWFERSFGYAPQMEFAVSA